CCGGCACTCGCACCCGCGTGAGAGAGGCGATGGAGGTCTTGTTTCCCGGGTCTTCGACCGCTCGTCGACTTTTCGAGGTCGAGATCGAGGAGCTCGTCGAGGATGTGCCTTGGGCGCACGGCCCTCTGACGGTGACTCCTTTCGAAGTCGTCCACGCCTGCGGAGCGCCGCCCTACGCCCTGCGGGTCGACCTCGGTGGCAAAATTATCACCTATTCCGGCGACACGCAGTGGACCGATCGACTGGTCGCTGCGGCCGCCGGTGCGGATCTCTTCATCTGCGAAGCCTACTTCTACGACAAGCGGGTACCGTTCCATCTCGACTACGAGACACTCATGCAGAACCGGTCGAAGATCGACTGCCAACGCATCGTGGTGACCCACTCGGCCGCCGATCTGGTCGCCCGGCTGCCCGAGCTCGAGCTAGAGGCCGCCTATGACGGTCTCGAGATCGCGCTGTAGGTCTC
This genomic interval from Vicinamibacteria bacterium contains the following:
- a CDS encoding MBL fold metallo-hydrolase, giving the protein MASVRVRFLGSGDAFGSGGRFQTCILIETNGYKCLLDCGASSLIALKGASVKPNDIDTILVTHLHGDHFGGIPFFILDGQFSRRTKPVLVAGPPGTRTRVREAMEVLFPGSSTARRLFEVEIEELVEDVPWAHGPLTVTPFEVVHACGAPPYALRVDLGGKIITYSGDTQWTDRLVAAAAGADLFICEAYFYDKRVPFHLDYETLMQNRSKIDCQRIVVTHSAADLVARLPELELEAAYDGLEIAL